One region of Oryza glaberrima chromosome 7, OglaRS2, whole genome shotgun sequence genomic DNA includes:
- the LOC127779459 gene encoding uncharacterized protein LOC127779459 isoform X1 has protein sequence MLVAAAAHSPASTALPRRRRRAAAPPSRKTPESQALRSILHSRVIACLRAQDGETAMQAARAAVRGGVSVLEIVMSTPGALEVIGDLRRSYPSLTFGVGTVLNPEDARKAITAGAQFLMSPGTVMEILHALKESEVLCIPGVLTPTEVISASNAGAEVVKVYPVSVMGGEVYMLALKKPFPFLPMVASQGISIDSIKGYLEAGASAVVLSDAIFDKELMRERKFDEISELANLATLRASQSGT, from the exons ATgcttgttgccgccgccgcccactcgcCAGCGAGCACGGCcctgcctcgccgtcgccggcgagcggccgcgccgccatcgcggAAGACGCCCGAGTCGCAGGCGCTCCGCTCCATACTCCACTCGCGCGTCATTGCCTGCCTCCGCGCACAAGA CGGGGAGACGGCGATGCAGGCGGCCCGTGCGGCCGTGCGCGGCGGCGTCTccgtg CTAGAGATTGTGATGTCCACCCCTGGAGCGCTGGAG GTTATTGGTGATCTTCGCAGAAGTTATCCTTCTTTGACATTTGGG GTTGGCACGGTCTTGAATCCTGAAGATGCAAGGAAAGCCATTACAGCTGGTGCACAGTTTCTCATGAGTCCTGGTACAGTCATG GAAATACTTCATGCTCTTAAAGAAAGTGAAGTCCTGTGTATTCCAGGAGTGCTGACACCAACTGAA GTTATATCTGCTTCCAATGCTGGAGCAGAAGTCGTTAAG GTCTACCCAGTTTCAGTAATGGGTGGGGAGGTCTATATGCTTGCTTTGAAGAAACCATTTCCTTTTCTACCAATGGTCGCTTCTCAAGGAATAAGCATAG ACTCAATCAAGGGGTATTTGGAGGCAGGGGCATCTGCAGTGGTGCTATCTGATGCTATTTTCGACAAAGAATTGATGAGAGAAAGGAAATTTGATGAAATTTCAGAACTTGCAAACCTGGCCACTCTACGGGCATCGCAATCAGGAACATGA
- the LOC127779459 gene encoding uncharacterized protein LOC127779459 isoform X2, whose product MSTPGALEVIGDLRRSYPSLTFGVGTVLNPEDARKAITAGAQFLMSPGTVMEILHALKESEVLCIPGVLTPTEVISASNAGAEVVKVYPVSVMGGEVYMLALKKPFPFLPMVASQGISIDSIKGYLEAGASAVVLSDAIFDKELMRERKFDEISELANLATLRASQSGT is encoded by the exons ATGTCCACCCCTGGAGCGCTGGAG GTTATTGGTGATCTTCGCAGAAGTTATCCTTCTTTGACATTTGGG GTTGGCACGGTCTTGAATCCTGAAGATGCAAGGAAAGCCATTACAGCTGGTGCACAGTTTCTCATGAGTCCTGGTACAGTCATG GAAATACTTCATGCTCTTAAAGAAAGTGAAGTCCTGTGTATTCCAGGAGTGCTGACACCAACTGAA GTTATATCTGCTTCCAATGCTGGAGCAGAAGTCGTTAAG GTCTACCCAGTTTCAGTAATGGGTGGGGAGGTCTATATGCTTGCTTTGAAGAAACCATTTCCTTTTCTACCAATGGTCGCTTCTCAAGGAATAAGCATAG ACTCAATCAAGGGGTATTTGGAGGCAGGGGCATCTGCAGTGGTGCTATCTGATGCTATTTTCGACAAAGAATTGATGAGAGAAAGGAAATTTGATGAAATTTCAGAACTTGCAAACCTGGCCACTCTACGGGCATCGCAATCAGGAACATGA
- the LOC127779656 gene encoding pentatricopeptide repeat-containing protein At1g80270, mitochondrial-like: MWPSLRRAAAAAGGARFKNVSHLLPTCSGLMDNNLNGGSLRGLGEIGCQVSCQELPFGYSGTGFPSIRRLSSEPAERPFRNKNDSEILGDDASDQLPDDNLECDDELDQHNVMIDASETKAKNLRSQFPAIDRSGDTKLQNKTYRSYLFQIVLDAPSNSLRHVLDKWIEDGNQLERNDAMLVLFHLKKQHMYRKALQFVEWMERGKLLNFEKRDYACHLDLIARSHGIETAQKYIKRVPLPFRNEVLYETLIVNCVLAGDIQKAEEVFKEIKDLCLRLTVTLCNQMILLYKRIAPGKVASVLMLMEKENVKPSAFTYRLLIDLKGRSNDLAGIEVVLNEMKAYGIEPSTSTQTMVARFYIHGGLTEKAEAVVKEMEAQLSNSKDGRHVIKSLLHLYAALNKPNDVARIWEMCTEPKLEDFLSAIKVWGELGLIEKAEETFEAMANAPEKLSSKYYNAMLNVYAQNKLLSKGKQFVERMCRDGCPNGPLTWDALINLYVNSGEVEKADSFLLNVAEENPDRKPLFTSYFFLMKGYAKRGDIHNTEKIFDRLKNVGYAPRPLHYAVLLEAYVNAKVPAHGFLERMRGDNVRPTKKIVTSLDTLQKGWIAGLD, from the exons aTGTGGCCGTCGCTCcggcgagcagcagccgccgccggcggcgccag GTTCAAGAATGTTTCTCATTTGCTTCCTACATGTTCTGGATTAATGGATAATAACCTGAATGGTGGTTCTTTGAGGGGTCTGGGAGAAATTGGCTGCCAGGTGTCTTGTCAAGAACTCCCATTTGGTTATTCAGGAACTGGTTTCCCCTCGATTCGAAGACTTTCCTCAGAGCCTGCAGAAAGGCCATTCAGAAACAAAAATGATAGTGAGATATTGGGGGACGATGCGTCTGATCAACTACCAGATGACAACTTGGAATGTGATGACGAACTTGATCAACATAATGTTATGATTGATGCGAGTGAGACGAAGGCTAAGAATCTAAGGTCCCAGTTTCCTGCAATAGATCGTAGTGGTGACACAAAACTGCAAAATAAAACCTACAGGTCTTATCTTTTCCAAATTGTGTTGGATGCTCCCTCAAATTCTCTCAGGCATGTGCTCGATAAGTGGATTGAAGATGGTAACCAGCTTGAAAGAAACGACGCTATGCTGGTTTTGTTTCACCTCAAGAAACAACATATGTATCGGAAGGCTTTGCAG TTCGTGGAGTGGATGGAAAGAGGAAAGTTACTCAATTTTGAAAAACGTGACTATGCTTGTCATCTTGATTTGATTGCACGGAGCCATGGTATTGAAACTGCTCAAAAGTATATTAAGAGGGTTCCACTACCTTTCAGGAATGAGGTACTCTATGAAACTCTAATTGTGAACTGTGTGTTGGCGGGCGATATCCAGAAAGCAGAAGAAGTCTTCAAGGAAATAAAAGACCTATGTTTGCGTTTAACTGTCACCCTCTGCAACCAAATGATACTGCTATACAAGAGGATTGCTCCTGGAAAGGTAGCTAGCGTACTCATGCTGATGGAAAAGGAAAATGTCAAGCCTTCTGCCTTTACATACAGACTGCTGATTGACTTGAAAGGGCGGTCAAATGACCTGGCAGGCATTGAGGTGGTCTTAAATGAGATGAAGGCTTATGGCATTGAGCCATCTACTTCAACTCAAACAATGGTTGCTAGGTTCTACATCCATGGTGGGCTCACAGAGAAAGCGGAAGCAGTTGTGAAGGAGATGGAAGCGCAGCTCTCGAATTCAAAGGACGGACGGCATGTCATCAAATCTCTTCTTCACCTCTATGCTGCCCTCAACAAGCCAAATGATGTGGCCAGAATATGGGAAATGTGCACAGAACCTAAGCTGGAGGATTTCTTGTCTGCAATCAAGGTATGGGGTGAACTCGGGCTTATTGAAAAAGCAGAGGAGACCTTTGAGGCGATGGCGAACGCACCAGAAAAGCTATCTTCCAAGTACTACAATGCGATGCTGAATGTGTACGCGCAGAATAAACTTCTTTCTAAGGGCAAACAGTTTGTGGAAAGGATGTGCCGTGATGGGTGCCCGAACGGTCCTCTAACCTGGGATGCACTCATCAATCTCTATGTGAATTCAGGTGAGGTGGAGAAAGCCGACTCATTCCTCCTGAATGTGGCAGAAGAAAATCCTGACAGAAAGCCGCTTTTCACCTCGTACTTCTTCTTGATGAAGGGATATGCGAAAAGGGGTGATATCCATAACACTGAGAAGATATTTGACAGGCTGAAGAATGTCGGGTACGCACCAAGGCCACTACATTATGCTGTTCTTCTTGAAGCGTATGTCAATGCCAAAGTTCCAGCCCATGGGTTCTTGGAGAGGATGAGAGGTGACAATGTGCGCCCAACAAAGAAAATCGTTACATCTCTTGACACCTTACAGAAAGGATGGATTGCAGGCTTAGACtga
- the LOC127779461 gene encoding acyl carrier protein 1, mitochondrial, which produces MAAAALRPAILRRIRLSPSPAAAAGAAAASQPHALARWLARPMSSHDAHLTRDEVVDRLLDVLKCHPKVDPSKVSPEAHFEKDLGLDSLDTVEVVMAIEEEFKLEIPDQEADKIDSLPLAIEYVANHPMAA; this is translated from the exons atggcggcggcggcgctccgacCGGCGATCCTCCGCCGCatccgcctctccccctcccctgcggcggctgcgggggccgcggcggcgtcccaGCCCCACGCCCTGGCGCGGTGGCTCGCGCGGCCCATGTCCTCCCACGACGCCCACCTCACCCGCGACGAGGTCGTCGACCGCCTCCTCGACGTCCTCAAGTGCCACCCCAAGGTTGACCCCTCCAAG GTGAGTCCCGAGGCGCACTTCGAGAAGGATCTGGGGCTGGACAGCCTGGACACGGTGGAGGTGGTGATGGCGATCGAGGAGGAGTTCAAGCTCGAGATCCCCGACCAGGAGGCCGACAAGATCGACTCCCTCCCGCTCGCCATCGAGTACGTCGCCAACCACCCCATGGCCGCCTGA
- the LOC127779460 gene encoding ADP-ribosylation factor 1: MGLAFGKLFSRLFAKKEMRILMVGLDAAGKTTILYKLKLGEIVTTIPTIGFNVETVEYKNISFTVWDVGGQDKIRPLWRHYFQNTQGLIFVVDSNDRDRVVEARDELHRMLNEDELRDAVLLVFANKQDLPNAMNAAEITDKLGLHSLRQRHWYIQSTCATTGEGLYEGLDWLSSNIASKA, from the exons ATGGGGTTGGCGTTCGGGAAGCTGTTCAGCCGGCTGTTCGCGAAGAAGGAGATGCGGATCCTGATGGTGGGGCTCGACGCCGCCGGAAAGACCACCATCCTCTACAAGCTCAAGCTCGGCGAGATCGTCACCACCATCCCCACCATTG GGTTCAACGTTGAAACTGTTGAGTACAAGAACATTAGCTTCACTGTTTGGGATGTCGGGGGTCAGGACAAG ATCAGACCTCTTTGGAGGCATTACTTCCAGAACACACAGGGTCTTATCTTTGTTGTTGATAGCAATGATCGGGACCGTGTTGTGGAAGCTAGAGATGAGCTCCACAGGATGCTGAATGAG GATGAGTTGCGTGATGCTGTTTTGCTTGTGTTTGCCAACAAGCAAGATCTTCCAAATGCTATGAATGCTGCTGAGATCACTGATAAGCTTGGACTGCACTCCCTTCGCCAGCGACACTG GTACATCCAGAGCACTTGTGCCACAACTGGTGAGGGTCTGTACGAGGGCCTGGATTGGCTGTCCAGCAACATTGCTAGCAAG GCTTGA